In Pseudothermotoga hypogea DSM 11164 = NBRC 106472, the following are encoded in one genomic region:
- the efp gene encoding elongation factor P, translating into MIEVSDLRKGMVIMYEGEPYRVIDVNKHHMAMGRGLVRTKLKNVKTGLVRDVTFSSGDRVAEAELSFRKAQYLYNDGDHYHFMCLDDYEQLTFSEEEIGDAKWYLTENLEVDILMLEESPIGIQLPNVVVLRVVETEPSFKGDTVAGGGKPAVLETGLRITVPFFVEKDELIKVDTRTGEYVERA; encoded by the coding sequence TTGATAGAAGTCTCTGACCTGAGAAAAGGTATGGTGATCATGTACGAAGGAGAACCCTACAGGGTGATCGACGTGAACAAGCACCACATGGCAATGGGTCGAGGTCTTGTCAGAACAAAGTTGAAGAACGTCAAAACAGGCCTCGTGAGAGATGTCACGTTCAGCAGCGGCGACAGAGTGGCTGAGGCCGAACTGTCGTTCAGGAAGGCTCAGTACCTTTACAACGACGGAGATCATTACCACTTCATGTGTCTGGATGATTACGAACAGCTCACTTTCAGTGAAGAAGAGATCGGAGATGCGAAGTGGTATCTGACAGAAAACCTTGAGGTGGACATCCTGATGCTCGAAGAGAGTCCAATAGGGATACAGCTTCCCAACGTTGTGGTGCTCAGGGTCGTTGAGACGGAACCAAGCTTCAAAGGTGACACCGTCGCTGGTGGAGGAAAGCCGGCCGTTCTCGAGACCGGTTTGCGTATTACCGTACCGTTCTTCGTCGAGAAGGATGAGCTGATCAAGGTTGACACGAGGACAGGTGAGTACGTAGAGAGAGCTTGA
- a CDS encoding Asp23/Gls24 family envelope stress response protein, with product MEKGFGTIDISDNAIREIAFRSACSVLEITDEKKQKKLKKSIDIERTPEDNIIVSMKIAVPFGKSFVETGRKLMEQVKLDIERMTGQQVVSVNVTIEDVEELGVTEQGEEETKE from the coding sequence ATGGAAAAAGGTTTCGGAACGATCGACATATCCGACAACGCGATAAGGGAGATCGCTTTCAGGAGTGCCTGCTCCGTGCTGGAAATCACCGATGAGAAGAAACAGAAGAAACTCAAGAAGTCGATCGATATCGAGCGAACACCGGAAGACAACATCATAGTTTCGATGAAGATCGCAGTGCCCTTCGGCAAGTCTTTCGTCGAAACAGGGCGGAAATTGATGGAGCAGGTGAAACTCGACATTGAAAGAATGACGGGTCAACAGGTGGTTTCCGTGAACGTAACGATCGAGGACGTTGAGGAATTGGGTGTAACAGAACAGGGGGAGGAAGAGACGAAGGAGTGA
- the nusB gene encoding transcription antitermination factor NusB, producing MARRSKMRDLVFKIIFQNEFRKDVVDAVLQEVLSKEKSDSIRKDVERYVRGIYSHIDSIDQKISSCLENWTLERLSSVDRCVLRLGTYELLYEPDVPVQVTLDEAIELAKRYGTDNSGKFVNGVLDRLAKQYVPEEKWRL from the coding sequence ATGGCGCGCCGCAGCAAGATGAGGGATTTAGTCTTCAAGATCATATTCCAGAATGAGTTTCGAAAAGATGTCGTTGATGCGGTTCTTCAGGAAGTTCTCAGCAAAGAAAAGTCAGACTCAATTCGCAAAGATGTTGAGAGATACGTGAGGGGCATATACAGTCATATCGATTCCATAGATCAAAAGATATCTTCATGCCTGGAGAACTGGACTTTGGAAAGATTGTCGTCCGTGGATAGGTGCGTTCTGCGATTGGGAACTTACGAGTTGCTTTACGAACCAGATGTCCCCGTGCAGGTGACACTCGACGAAGCGATAGAACTCGCCAAGAGGTACGGAACGGACAACAGTGGGAAGTTCGTCAACGGTGTGCTTGACAGGCTGGCCAAACAGTACGTTCCTGAGGAAAAATGGCGCCTGTGA
- a CDS encoding formate--tetrahydrofolate ligase, whose translation MTGSNQVRLLPIEEVAKKLSIPRKHLKPYGDYIAKVSHKLLSELKPKGKLVIVTAITPTPAGEGKTTTSIGLSMALNKLGYSSIVTLREPSLGPVFGIKGGATGGGKSQVLPMEDINLHFTGDIHAVASAHNLISAMIDAHVRFGNELDIDVTKINWPRTMDMNDRALRQIVVALGGHANGYPRQDSFVITAASEIMAILCLAKDLHDLKKRVGDVVVAWTRTNKPVRVSDLQVQGSVAVLLKDAINPNLVQTSENTPAFVHGGPFANIAHGTNSIIATKMALGLSDFVVTETGFGSDLGAEKFLDFVAPVADVRPSAVVIVATVRALKYHGGMNLKELAKPNLEALKKGVENLKVHVENMRKYRVPVVVAINRFETDSDEELQLLKKCVEDMDVPVALNEAFAKGSEGAIELAEKVVRVADDSRYEPLLKGSESVREKIQILAREIYRARGVVFTKEAETSLERLEKNGYGNLPVIVAKTQYSISDDPDKLGAPKDYTFTVRDFLLSAGAGFVVAVSGDIMLMPGLGKKPNAVNIDIDGNGNIVGLF comes from the coding sequence ATGACAGGTTCTAACCAGGTTCGGTTGTTGCCCATCGAAGAGGTGGCTAAGAAACTCTCTATTCCGAGAAAGCATCTCAAGCCCTACGGCGATTACATAGCCAAAGTCTCGCACAAATTGCTTTCGGAGCTGAAGCCCAAAGGCAAGCTGGTCATCGTCACTGCGATAACTCCGACACCTGCCGGGGAGGGTAAAACGACCACGAGCATAGGCCTGTCGATGGCACTCAACAAACTCGGTTACAGTTCGATCGTGACCCTCAGAGAGCCATCCTTGGGTCCGGTTTTCGGCATAAAGGGGGGCGCGACGGGTGGTGGCAAGTCTCAGGTTTTACCGATGGAGGACATCAACCTTCACTTCACCGGAGACATACACGCTGTGGCGAGTGCGCACAACTTGATCTCCGCCATGATTGACGCACACGTGAGATTCGGCAACGAGCTCGACATAGATGTGACCAAGATCAACTGGCCCAGAACGATGGATATGAACGATCGTGCGTTGAGACAGATCGTTGTGGCTCTGGGTGGGCATGCGAACGGTTATCCCAGGCAGGATAGTTTCGTGATCACTGCGGCGTCCGAAATTATGGCCATACTCTGTTTGGCCAAAGACTTGCACGATTTGAAGAAGCGCGTTGGCGATGTGGTTGTTGCTTGGACAAGGACGAACAAGCCGGTCAGAGTTTCAGACCTCCAGGTTCAAGGTTCTGTTGCGGTCCTCTTGAAGGATGCCATCAACCCGAACCTGGTTCAAACGAGCGAGAACACCCCTGCTTTCGTTCACGGAGGACCCTTTGCCAACATTGCACATGGGACGAATTCCATAATCGCCACGAAGATGGCGCTTGGCTTGAGCGATTTCGTGGTAACGGAGACGGGCTTTGGCTCAGATCTCGGTGCTGAGAAATTTCTGGACTTCGTTGCGCCGGTAGCTGACGTCAGGCCTTCGGCAGTCGTAATCGTGGCAACTGTGAGGGCGTTGAAATATCATGGAGGAATGAATTTGAAGGAACTGGCCAAACCGAACCTTGAGGCGTTGAAGAAGGGTGTAGAGAATCTCAAGGTTCACGTCGAAAACATGAGAAAGTACCGTGTCCCCGTTGTCGTCGCAATCAACAGGTTCGAAACCGATTCCGATGAGGAACTTCAACTCCTGAAGAAGTGTGTTGAAGACATGGACGTTCCCGTTGCGTTGAACGAAGCTTTCGCAAAGGGTTCCGAAGGTGCGATCGAGTTGGCAGAGAAAGTCGTCCGAGTGGCGGACGATTCCAGGTACGAACCTCTGTTGAAGGGATCAGAATCTGTGCGCGAAAAGATCCAAATACTCGCTCGAGAGATCTATCGAGCCAGGGGGGTTGTTTTCACCAAGGAAGCAGAAACTTCCCTCGAAAGGCTCGAGAAGAACGGTTACGGCAACTTGCCCGTGATAGTCGCAAAGACGCAGTACTCGATCTCTGACGATCCTGACAAGCTCGGTGCACCCAAAGACTACACTTTCACCGTGAGGGATTTTCTCTTGTCCGCTGGCGCAGGTTTCGTGGTCGCTGTGTCGGGAGACATCATGTTGATGCCAGGGCTTGGCAAAAAGCCGAACGCGGTGAACATCGATATCGATGGGAACGGTAACATCGTTGGACTCTTCTGA
- a CDS encoding bifunctional 5,10-methylenetetrahydrofolate dehydrogenase/5,10-methenyltetrahydrofolate cyclohydrolase, with the protein MFIDCKSIAKSIDEETIALTRLTKPKLVSLAVNPDEGTISYLKSQQKKAKSLNVEHEIFVLDNVEILSEKLLEFSKDETVHGIFVAHPLPKGADELQVASLIDPEKDVEGRNPVNLGRLMYGEEGFAPCTAAAIVEILTRTTQLMGKNVVIVGRSNTVGLPLSVMLLRRDRSATVTVCHTKTQNLEEKTLQADIVVVAVGHAGFLKPEMVRENALVIDVGINVVGDRVVGDVDPEVEKKCSLTPVPGGVGVVTTAILMNRVARIASRGGKV; encoded by the coding sequence TTGTTCATCGATTGTAAGAGCATCGCTAAGTCCATAGATGAGGAAACGATAGCCCTCACAAGGCTAACCAAGCCGAAGCTGGTCAGTTTAGCGGTGAATCCAGATGAAGGAACGATCTCGTATTTGAAGAGCCAGCAGAAGAAGGCCAAGAGTTTGAACGTCGAGCATGAAATTTTCGTGTTGGACAACGTTGAAATTCTGTCGGAAAAACTTTTGGAGTTCTCCAAGGACGAGACAGTGCATGGGATCTTCGTGGCACATCCTTTACCGAAGGGTGCCGACGAGCTACAGGTCGCTTCGCTCATCGATCCAGAGAAAGACGTTGAAGGGAGAAACCCTGTCAACCTCGGACGGCTCATGTACGGTGAGGAGGGTTTTGCACCGTGCACCGCTGCTGCCATCGTTGAGATACTCACTCGGACCACACAGCTGATGGGAAAGAACGTCGTGATAGTCGGCCGAAGCAACACGGTTGGTTTACCGTTGAGCGTCATGCTCCTCAGACGTGACAGGAGCGCAACGGTGACGGTGTGCCACACAAAGACGCAGAATCTGGAAGAAAAAACGCTTCAGGCTGATATCGTCGTTGTAGCGGTGGGGCATGCAGGGTTTTTGAAACCTGAGATGGTGAGAGAGAATGCCCTGGTCATAGATGTGGGCATCAACGTGGTGGGTGACAGGGTTGTTGGGGATGTGGATCCAGAGGTCGAAAAAAAGTGTTCGCTCACACCTGTGCCGGGAGGTGTGGGTGTTGTGACCACAGCCATACTGATGAACCGTGTCGCGCGAATCGCATCGAGGGGTGGTAAGGTTTGA
- the trpS gene encoding tryptophan--tRNA ligase, which produces MRLLSGVRPTGKPHIGNYVGALRNWKLLQDEGHECFFFVADWHALTTAYDDTKQLQDHTVEVMRAFLACGLDPEKSVLFVQSGVKEHAELALLFSMIVPLPWLERVPTYKEMKQQLSEKDLSNAGFLLYPVLQAADILIYLAEGVPVGEDQVYHVELTREIARRFNYLYGPTFPEPQAVLSVVPKLPGTDGRKMSKSYGNIIPLECSAQELEKSILPMVTDPARKRRSDPGDPNKCPVWDYHKAFGISEEESQWVFDGCTTAKIGCIDCKKLLLKNMLRELEPIWQRYSRINARFAMEVIAEGNRRAKRTAEETMALVRSRMNLLF; this is translated from the coding sequence TTGAGGCTTCTCAGCGGTGTGAGACCCACGGGTAAACCGCACATCGGAAATTACGTTGGGGCGCTCAGGAACTGGAAGTTACTCCAGGACGAAGGTCACGAGTGTTTCTTCTTCGTTGCAGACTGGCATGCTTTGACGACCGCTTACGACGATACGAAGCAACTTCAGGATCACACGGTGGAAGTGATGCGCGCCTTTCTTGCCTGCGGTCTGGACCCCGAAAAGTCTGTTCTGTTCGTTCAATCTGGCGTCAAGGAACACGCTGAGCTGGCGCTGTTGTTCTCGATGATAGTGCCCCTCCCTTGGCTGGAGAGGGTACCCACGTACAAGGAAATGAAACAGCAACTCTCTGAAAAAGACCTGTCCAACGCGGGTTTTCTCCTCTATCCGGTGCTTCAAGCGGCGGACATACTGATCTATCTCGCAGAGGGCGTTCCCGTTGGAGAGGATCAGGTGTATCATGTCGAGCTGACAAGAGAGATCGCACGGAGGTTCAATTACCTTTATGGACCAACCTTCCCTGAGCCACAGGCTGTACTGTCGGTTGTTCCCAAGCTTCCCGGAACCGATGGACGAAAGATGAGCAAGAGCTATGGAAACATAATACCCCTGGAGTGCAGCGCTCAAGAACTGGAAAAGAGTATACTCCCGATGGTGACGGATCCCGCACGAAAGCGCAGGAGCGATCCGGGTGATCCAAACAAGTGTCCTGTGTGGGATTACCATAAAGCTTTCGGAATAAGTGAAGAGGAATCACAGTGGGTTTTCGATGGTTGTACGACCGCGAAGATTGGTTGTATCGATTGCAAGAAACTGTTGCTCAAGAACATGTTGAGGGAGCTGGAACCAATCTGGCAGAGATATTCAAGGATAAACGCACGATTCGCAATGGAAGTCATCGCGGAGGGGAATCGCAGGGCCAAGCGTACGGCCGAGGAAACGATGGCGTTGGTCAGGAGCAGAATGAATCTGCTCTTTTGA